In a single window of the Cygnus olor isolate bCygOlo1 chromosome 5, bCygOlo1.pri.v2, whole genome shotgun sequence genome:
- the RTF1 gene encoding LOW QUALITY PROTEIN: RNA polymerase-associated protein RTF1 homolog (The sequence of the model RefSeq protein was modified relative to this genomic sequence to represent the inferred CDS: deleted 2 bases in 1 codon), translating to MRRALCVPGGRAARGRPGRSQRRAAAAAAVGGERAGGRGAAGSAMVKKRKGRVLIDSDTEDSGSEENLDQELLSLAKRKRSDSEEKEPPVSKPTASSDSETSDSDDEWTVGGSKNKKKGKAGKAEKKGAMKKQTNKAASSGSSDKDSSAESSAPEEGEVSDSESNSSSSSSDSDSSSEDEEFHDGYGEDLMGDEEDRARLEQMTEKEREQELFNRIEKREVLKRRFEIKKKLKTAKKKEKKEKKKKQEEEQEKKKLTQIQESQVMSHNKERRSKRDEKLDKKSQAMEELKAEREKRKNRTAELLAKKQPLKTSEVYSDDEEEEEDDKSSEKSDRSSRSSSSDEEEEKEEIPPKSQPVSLPEELNRVRLSRHKLERWCHMPFFAKTVTGCFVRIGIGNHNSKPVYRVAEITGVVETAKVYQLGGTRTNKGLQLRHGSDQRVFRLEFVSNQEFTESEFMKWKEAMFSAGMQLPTLDEINKKEVSIKEALNYKFNDQDIEEIVKEKERFRKAPPNYAMKKTQLLKEKAMAEDLGDQDKAKQIQDQLNELEERAEALDRQRTKNISAISYINQRNREWNIVESEKALVAESHSMKNQQMDPFTRRQCKPTIVSNSRDPAVQAAILAQLNAKYGSGVLPDAPKDMSKGQGKDKDVNSKSASDLSEDLFKVHDFDVKIDLQVPSSESKALAITSKAPPAKDGAPRRSLNLEDYKKRRGLI from the exons ATGCGCCGTGCCCTTTGTGTcccgggcgggcgggcggcgcggggcaggCCGGGCCGCTCgcagcgccgcgccgccgccgccgccgccgttggcggggag agggcgggCGGTAGGGGGGCAGCCGGCTCCGCCATGGTGAAGAAGCGGAAAGGCCGCGTCCTCATCGACTCCGACACCGAGGACAGCGGCAGCGAGGAGAACCTGGACCAG GAGCTCTTGTCATTGGCCAAACGGAAACGCAGTGACTCTGAAGAAAAGGAGCCACCTGTGAGCAAGCCTACAGCATCTTCAGACTCTGAGACGTCAGACAGTGATGATGAG tggACTGTTGGAGGTtctaaaaacaagaaaaagggaaaagcgggtaaagcagagaagaaaggagccatgaagaaacagacaaacaaagcTGCCTCTTCAGGCAGCTCAGATAAAGACAGCTCAGCTGAGAGCTCAGCACCTGAAGAGG GAGAGGTGTCTGACTCAGAAAGCAACAGCTCCTCATCTAGCTCGGATTCAGATTCTTCATCTGAAGATGAGGAATTCCATGATGGCTATGGAGAAGATCTTATGGGAGATGAAGAAGACCGGGCTCGATTGGAacaaatgacagaaaaggagagagagcagGAACTGTTTAACCGGATAGAGAAGAGAGAAGTGCTAAAGAGAAG GTTTGAAATcaagaagaaactaaaaacagcaaaaaagaaagaaaagaaagagaaaaagaaaaagcaagaggaagaacaggagaagaaaaaactcaCACAGATACAAGAATCCCAG GTCATGTCACATAACAAAGAGCGGCGATCAAAGCGGGATGAGAAACTAGACAAGAAGTCTCAGGCAATGGAAGAgctaaaagcagaaagagagaaaaggaagaacagaacag CTGAATTGCTTGCAAAAAAACAGCCATTAAAAACTAGTGAAGTATACTCTGatgatgaagaggaggaagaggatgacAAGTCTAGTGAGAAAAGTGATCGGTCATCCAGATCCTCATCCTCTGATGAAGAGGAAGA gaaagaagaaattcctcctaaaTCCCAGCCAGTGTCCTTGCCTGAAGAACTGAACCGAGTACGGTTATCGCGACACAAGCTGGAACGCTGGTGTCATATGCCCTTCTTTGCCAAGACAGTCACTGGTTGCTTTGTCCGTATTGGTATTGGAAATCACAACAGCAAACCTGTTTATCGG GTTGCTGAAATAACTGGTGTGGTAGAGACTGCAAAGGTTTACCAACTTGGTGGTACCCGGACAAACAAAGGACTGCAGTTGCG GCATGGCAGTGATCAGCGTGTGTTTCGTTTGGAGTTTGTCTCAAATCAGGAATTTACTGAAAGTGAGTTCATGAAGTGGAAGGAAGCG ATGTTCTCTGCTGGAATGCAGCTACCCACACTAGATGAGATAAACAAGAAGGAAGTGTCCATCAAAGAAGCCCTCAACTACAAGTTTAATGACCAGGACATTGAGGAG AttgtgaaagagaaggaaaggttCAGAAAAGCCCCTCCAAATTATGCTATGAAGAAAACTCAGCTGTTAAAGGAGAAG GCCATGGCTGAGGACTTGGGGGACCAAGATAAGGCCAAACAGATTCAAGATCAGCTTAATGAACTTGAGGAGAGAGCAGAAGCCCTGGATCGTCAGcgaacaaaaaacatttctgcaatcAG ttacATCAACCAGAGAAATAGAGAGTGGAATATCGTTGAGTCTGAGAAGGCTCTCGTG gctgaaagTCACAGTATGAAAAACCAACAAATGGACCCCTTTACTAGGCGGCAGTGCAAGCCCACAATAGTGTCTAAT TCCAGAGATCCTGCTGTACAAGCTGCCATCCTTGCACAGCTAAACGCAAAATATGGATCTGGTGTACTACCAGATGCTCCAAAGGACATGAGTAAG ggtCAAGGGAAGGATAAAGATGTGAA